Proteins found in one Zea mays cultivar B73 chromosome 1, Zm-B73-REFERENCE-NAM-5.0, whole genome shotgun sequence genomic segment:
- the LOC103645125 gene encoding uncharacterized protein — MSVEILDGSTVRSFVEDERAFNSSVDGRFAALDADHDGLLTYAEMAGDLMSLRVLERHFGVDKAAVAPEELGALYRGLFARFDRDGSGMVDQHEFRAEMKEVMLAVANGLGFLPVQMVVEEGSFLKVAVDRELGQLAKAALNEAHSRARNTTSIHTIRERARKFRA; from the coding sequence ATGAGCGTTGAGATCCTGGACGGGAGCACGGTGCGGAGCTTCGTggaggacgagcgcgccttcaacTCCTCGGTGGACGGCCGCTTCGCCGCGCTGGACGCCGACCACGACGGCCTGCTCACCTACGCCGAGATGGCCGGGGATCTCATGAGCCTGCGCGTGTTGGAGAGGCACTTCGGCGTGGACAAGGCGGCGGTGGCGCCGGAGGAGCTCGGGGCGCTCTACCGTGGCCTGTTCGCGCGGTTCGACAGGGACGGCAGCGGCATGGTGGACCAGCACGAGTTCCGGGCGGAGATGAAGGAGGTGATGCTCGCCGTGGCCAACGGGCTCGGCTTCCTCCCCGTGCAGATGGTCGTCGAGGAAGGCAGCTTCCTCAAGGTCGCCGTCGACAGGGAGCTCGGCCAGCTCGCCAAAGCTGCGTTAAATGAAGCTCATTCACGCGCGCGGAATACTACCAGTATACACACTATTCGAGAGAGAGCGAGGAAATTTCGAGCATAA